A region of Aphis gossypii isolate Hap1 unplaced genomic scaffold, ASM2018417v2 Contig00786, whole genome shotgun sequence DNA encodes the following proteins:
- the LOC126555303 gene encoding uncharacterized protein LOC126555303 — translation MNHFKNNMFSNPEKTRLWISAVPTEFVMQTTTYTSSGTSPIVNHTMDFNSPSTSMAISTTTLDEQVDKPSSKPISTQITKDLILNTPRKSKLKGKLSELNKRCTILEKEIETLTKQMNETY, via the exons ATgaaccattttaaaaataacatgttttCAAATCCAGAGAAAACTCGATTATGGATTAGTGCTGTGCCTACTGAgtttg taatgcAAACAACCACATATACCTCTTCTGGCACTTCACCAATAGTTAATCATACAATGGATTTTAATTCACCATCTACCT CAATGGCAATCAGTACTACAACTTTAGACGAACAAGTTGATAAACCAAGTTCAAAACCAATATCAACACAAATTACAAAGGACCTGATTTTAAACACCCCAAGAAAATCTAAACTTAAAGGTAAATTAAGTGAACTTAATAAAAGATGTACCATCCTAGAAAAAGAGATTGAAactttaacaaaacaaatgaaTGAAACCTACTAA